A window of Salmo trutta chromosome 31, fSalTru1.1, whole genome shotgun sequence contains these coding sequences:
- the LOC115169837 gene encoding flocculation protein FLO11 isoform X1: MDGSTVHIVLLMLILLPYTQGTLSTVTAISPTHTTATQTDYSPVNASHPTTRSTPTSARPSMATSTQDPSSSLTSHVSGTTTRPQEGDSTSNTTINTSSLPTTITQSTLSQDRCSSPPVLCCLGPSSSCIRGSCFCDQACELYGDCCHDYRTTCTQPSTTPKPVTQEPRIVDSNTTPKPSNTVDRSTTLSPSNTVDSNITPKPSNTVDSNTTPLPSSTVDSNITPKPSNTVDSNTTPSPSSTVDSSTSTSAPNTVDNNSTPSPSVDSSAMPLPSNAVDSSTTPSPEDGSTLEVTTSTPVELGSTWTLQATHTVPAVSNLVQTITSHSDDTTGNTTPPVTTTLFQNTVSKETTEADHKNIITSQKDTQTLTTHLRVSIVSAGDISKEEIIEALHNFAAQVQANLQREYCNDCTLRIRNIRGI; this comes from the exons ATGGATGGGTCTACCGTACACATCGTGCTTCTGATGCTGATTCTTCTTCCCTATACACAGGGGACCTTGTCAACAG TTACAGCTATCTCTCCAACCCATACAACAGCTACTCAGACTGACTACAGCCCTGTGAACGCATCCCACCCAACTACCCGTTCTACCCCCACCTCTGCTCGACCCAGCATGGCTACTTCCACCCAGGACCCCAGCAGTAGTCTGACCAGCCATGTTTCAGGCACCACAACCAGGCCCCAAGAGGGTGACTCCACCTCTAATACCACCATCAACACCTCAAGCCTACCTACCACAATAACCCAATCGACCCTATCACAGG ACAGATGCTCATCTCCTCCAGTTCTGTGTTGTTTGGGGCCGAGTAGCAGCTGTATTAGAGGAAGCTGTTTCTGTGACCAGGCCTGTGAGCTGTATGGAGACTGCTGTCATGACTACAGGACCACCTGCACACAAC CGTCCACCACTCCAAAGCCAGTCACACAAGAGCCAAGAATAGTAGACAGCAATACTACACCTAAACCATCTAACACAGTAGACAGAAGTACTACACTTTCACCATCTAACACTGTAGACAGCAATATTACACCTAAACCATCTAACACGGTAGACAGCAATACTACACCTTTACCATCTAGCACAGTAGACAGCAATATTACACCTAAACCATCTAACACAGTAGACAGCAATACTACACCTTCACCATCTAGCACTGTAGACAGCAGTACTTCAACTTCAGCGCCTAACACAGTAGACAACAATTCCACACCTTCACCATCAGTAGACAGCAGTGCTATGCCTTTACCGTCTAACGCAGTagacagcagtactacacctTCACCAGAAGATGGCAGCACACTAGAAGTCACAACGTCCACTCCTGTTG AACTTGGATCAACATGGACTCTTCAAGCCACACATACCGTCCCTGCTGTGTCTAACCTAGTACAGACCATTACCAGTCATTCTGATGACACAACTGGTAACACAACACCACCAGTCACAACAACCTTGTTCCAGAATACTGTCTCCAAGGAAACAACTGAGGCAGACCATAAGAACATCATAACCTCTCAGAAAG ATACCCAAACTCTGACCACCCATTTGAGGGTCTCTATAGTTTCGGCTGGGGACATAAGTAAGGAGGAGATCATTGAGGCGTTGCATAAT TTTGCAGCGCAGGTCCAAGCCAATCTACAGAGAGAGTACTGTAACGACTGCACACTGCGCATCAGGAACATCAGAGGAATATGA
- the LOC115169837 gene encoding flocculation protein FLO11 isoform X2 — protein sequence MDGSTVHIVLLMLILLPYTQGTLSTATQTDYSPVNASHPTTRSTPTSARPSMATSTQDPSSSLTSHVSGTTTRPQEGDSTSNTTINTSSLPTTITQSTLSQDRCSSPPVLCCLGPSSSCIRGSCFCDQACELYGDCCHDYRTTCTQPSTTPKPVTQEPRIVDSNTTPKPSNTVDRSTTLSPSNTVDSNITPKPSNTVDSNTTPLPSSTVDSNITPKPSNTVDSNTTPSPSSTVDSSTSTSAPNTVDNNSTPSPSVDSSAMPLPSNAVDSSTTPSPEDGSTLEVTTSTPVELGSTWTLQATHTVPAVSNLVQTITSHSDDTTGNTTPPVTTTLFQNTVSKETTEADHKNIITSQKDTQTLTTHLRVSIVSAGDISKEEIIEALHNFAAQVQANLQREYCNDCTLRIRNIRGI from the exons ATGGATGGGTCTACCGTACACATCGTGCTTCTGATGCTGATTCTTCTTCCCTATACACAGGGGACCTTGTCAACAG CTACTCAGACTGACTACAGCCCTGTGAACGCATCCCACCCAACTACCCGTTCTACCCCCACCTCTGCTCGACCCAGCATGGCTACTTCCACCCAGGACCCCAGCAGTAGTCTGACCAGCCATGTTTCAGGCACCACAACCAGGCCCCAAGAGGGTGACTCCACCTCTAATACCACCATCAACACCTCAAGCCTACCTACCACAATAACCCAATCGACCCTATCACAGG ACAGATGCTCATCTCCTCCAGTTCTGTGTTGTTTGGGGCCGAGTAGCAGCTGTATTAGAGGAAGCTGTTTCTGTGACCAGGCCTGTGAGCTGTATGGAGACTGCTGTCATGACTACAGGACCACCTGCACACAAC CGTCCACCACTCCAAAGCCAGTCACACAAGAGCCAAGAATAGTAGACAGCAATACTACACCTAAACCATCTAACACAGTAGACAGAAGTACTACACTTTCACCATCTAACACTGTAGACAGCAATATTACACCTAAACCATCTAACACGGTAGACAGCAATACTACACCTTTACCATCTAGCACAGTAGACAGCAATATTACACCTAAACCATCTAACACAGTAGACAGCAATACTACACCTTCACCATCTAGCACTGTAGACAGCAGTACTTCAACTTCAGCGCCTAACACAGTAGACAACAATTCCACACCTTCACCATCAGTAGACAGCAGTGCTATGCCTTTACCGTCTAACGCAGTagacagcagtactacacctTCACCAGAAGATGGCAGCACACTAGAAGTCACAACGTCCACTCCTGTTG AACTTGGATCAACATGGACTCTTCAAGCCACACATACCGTCCCTGCTGTGTCTAACCTAGTACAGACCATTACCAGTCATTCTGATGACACAACTGGTAACACAACACCACCAGTCACAACAACCTTGTTCCAGAATACTGTCTCCAAGGAAACAACTGAGGCAGACCATAAGAACATCATAACCTCTCAGAAAG ATACCCAAACTCTGACCACCCATTTGAGGGTCTCTATAGTTTCGGCTGGGGACATAAGTAAGGAGGAGATCATTGAGGCGTTGCATAAT TTTGCAGCGCAGGTCCAAGCCAATCTACAGAGAGAGTACTGTAACGACTGCACACTGCGCATCAGGAACATCAGAGGAATATGA